The following are encoded together in the Kribbella voronezhensis genome:
- a CDS encoding ABC transporter substrate-binding protein: protein MFPLRTTLAICGVLVLSAAGCGSDTLSGGSSPSNSAPASTPTASASVDPALAAALPAKIKAAGKIVVGVDATYPPNEFLQGGKTVAGMDVDVFDAVAAKFGVKVDWQPSAFDSIITGVQGGKYDMGISSFTINAKRKQQVNMVSYFNAGTQWATAAGNPKGVDPNNACGKNIAVQKGTTQLEDDIPVKQQKCTAAGKPKINLLVREKQDQATADVATGKADAMLADSPVVLYAAKQSQGKVVALGDIYDAAPYGYVVPKAETEFAQAIAKALTAIAADGSYKAALAKWGNESGAVSTFAVNP, encoded by the coding sequence ATGTTTCCCCTACGTACGACGCTGGCGATCTGCGGCGTCTTGGTTCTCTCGGCCGCAGGCTGCGGTTCGGACACCCTGTCCGGCGGCAGCTCGCCGTCGAACTCGGCTCCGGCCAGTACGCCGACCGCCTCGGCCTCGGTGGACCCGGCGCTCGCCGCCGCCCTGCCGGCCAAGATCAAGGCGGCCGGGAAGATCGTGGTCGGCGTCGATGCGACCTACCCGCCGAACGAGTTCCTCCAAGGCGGCAAGACCGTCGCCGGGATGGACGTCGACGTGTTCGACGCCGTGGCGGCCAAGTTCGGCGTGAAGGTGGACTGGCAGCCGTCCGCGTTCGACTCGATCATCACCGGCGTCCAGGGTGGCAAGTACGACATGGGTATCTCGTCGTTCACCATCAACGCCAAGCGCAAGCAGCAGGTCAACATGGTCAGCTACTTCAACGCCGGGACGCAGTGGGCCACCGCCGCCGGTAACCCGAAGGGCGTCGACCCGAACAACGCCTGCGGTAAGAACATCGCCGTCCAGAAGGGCACCACGCAGCTCGAGGACGACATCCCGGTCAAGCAGCAGAAGTGCACCGCGGCCGGCAAGCCGAAGATCAACCTGCTGGTCCGGGAGAAGCAGGACCAGGCGACCGCCGACGTCGCGACCGGCAAGGCCGACGCGATGCTGGCCGACTCCCCGGTCGTCCTGTACGCCGCCAAGCAGTCGCAGGGCAAGGTCGTCGCGCTCGGCGACATCTACGACGCGGCGCCGTACGGGTACGTCGTACCGAAGGCGGAGACCGAGTTCGCGCAGGCGATCGCCAAGGCGCTGACCGCGATCGCCGCGGACGGCAGCTACAAGGCCGCGCTGGCCAAGTGGGGCAACGAGTCCGGCGCGGTCAGCACCTTCGCGGTCAACCCCTGA
- a CDS encoding amino acid ABC transporter ATP-binding protein, producing MTELIEIKNLNKSFGTNHVLRGIDFTVSQGEVVCVIGPSGSGKSTLLRCVNLLEQPEEGQVFVRGEDITDRDCHLDDARKHIGMVFQQFNLFPHLNVLANCTIAQTTVLRRSAAEAEQVARANLDRVGLNDKVTAYPAQLSGGQQQRVAIARALSMDPAVMLFDEPTSALDPELVGDVLTVMRKLALDGMTMLVVTHEMAFAREVADRVVFMDDGVIVEQGPPAEVIGNPSHERTRVFLKRVLDPTHVEPT from the coding sequence ATGACCGAGCTCATCGAGATCAAGAACCTGAACAAGTCGTTCGGCACCAACCACGTCCTGCGCGGGATCGACTTCACCGTCAGCCAGGGCGAGGTCGTCTGCGTGATCGGGCCGTCGGGTTCGGGCAAGTCGACGCTGCTGCGCTGCGTGAACCTGCTCGAACAGCCCGAAGAGGGCCAGGTGTTCGTCCGTGGTGAGGACATCACCGACCGCGACTGCCACCTGGACGACGCCCGCAAGCACATCGGGATGGTCTTCCAGCAGTTCAACCTGTTCCCGCACCTGAACGTGCTGGCCAACTGCACGATCGCGCAGACGACGGTGCTCAGGCGCAGCGCGGCCGAGGCCGAGCAGGTCGCCCGGGCGAACCTCGACCGGGTCGGGCTGAACGACAAGGTGACCGCCTACCCGGCGCAGTTGTCGGGCGGCCAGCAGCAACGGGTCGCGATCGCCCGGGCGCTGTCGATGGACCCGGCCGTGATGCTGTTCGACGAACCGACCTCGGCACTCGACCCCGAACTGGTCGGCGACGTGCTGACGGTGATGCGCAAGCTCGCCCTGGACGGGATGACGATGCTCGTGGTCACCCACGAGATGGCGTTCGCCCGCGAGGTGGCCGACCGGGTCGTCTTCATGGACGACGGCGTGATCGTCGAGCAGGGCCCACCGGCCGAGGTGATCGGCAACCCGTCCCACGAGCGCACCCGGGTCTTCTTGAAGCGTGTGCTCGATCCCACTCATGTCGAGCCGACCTGA